The proteins below are encoded in one region of Triticum aestivum cultivar Chinese Spring chromosome 1B, IWGSC CS RefSeq v2.1, whole genome shotgun sequence:
- the LOC123104344 gene encoding protein Rf1, mitochondrial translates to MPRFSSTTPMSPPRLRLRLRLCARHSSSTSHPSRIWDPHAAFAAAAQRASSGTLTTEDAHHLFDELLRRGNPVQERPLNKFLAALARAPASASCCDGPALAVTLFGRLSRDVGRRVAQPNVFTYGVLMDCCCRACRTDLVLAFFGRLLKTGLEANQVVFNTLLKGLCHTKRADEALDVLLHRMPELGCTPNVVAYNTVIHGFFKEGHVSKACNLFHEMAQQGVKPNVVTYNSVIDALCKARAMDKAEVVLRQMIDDGVGPDNVTYSSLIHGYSSSGHWKEAVRVFKEMTSRRVTADVHTYNMFMTFLCKHGRSKEAAGIFDTMAIKGLKPDNVSYAIRLHGYATEGCLVDMINLFNSMATHCILPNCHIFNILINAYAKSGKLDKAMLIFNEMQKQGVSPNAVTYSTVIHAFCKKGRLDDAVIKFNQMIDTGVRPDASVYRPLIQGFCTHGDLVKAKEYVTEMMKKGMPPPDIMFFSSIMQNLCTEGRVTEARDILDLIVHIGMRPNVIIFNLLIGGYCLVRKMADALKVFDDMVSYGLEPCNFTYGILINGYCKNRRIDDGLILFKEMLHKGLKPTTFNYNVILDGLFLAGQTVAAKEKFDEMVESGVSVCIDTYSIILGGLCRNSCSSEAITLFRKLSAMNVKFDITIVNIIIGALYRVERNQEAKDLFAAMPANGLVPNAVTYTVMMTNLIKEGSVEEADNLFLSMEKSGCTANSCLLNHIIRRLLEKGEIVKAGNYMSKVDAKSYSLEAKTVSLLISLFSRKGKYREHIKLLPTKYQFLEEAATVE, encoded by the coding sequence ATGCCCCGCTTCTCCTCCACCACGCCAATGTCGCcaccccgcctccgcctccgcctccgactCTGCGCCCGCCACTCCTCCTCCACCTCTCATCCCTCACGCATCTGGGATCCCcacgccgccttcgccgccgcggCACAGCGGGCGAGCTCTGGCACGCTCACTACGGAGGACGCACACCACCTGTTTGACGAATTGCTGCGGCGGGGCAATCCTGTCCAGGAGCGTCCCTTGAATAAATTTCTGGCTGCCCTCGCCCGCGCGCCCGCGTCCGCATCCTGCTGCGATGGCCCCGCCCTGGCAGTCACCCTCTTCGGCCGTTTGTCCCGAGACGTCGGACGACGGGTGGCGCAGCCAAATGTCTTCACCTATGGCGTCCTCATGGACTGCTGCTGCCGCGCTTGCCGCACAGATCTGGTGCTCGCCTTCTTTGGCCGTCTCCTCAAGACGGGCCTGGAGGCAAACCAAGTCGTCTTCAACACCCTCCTCAAGGGCCTTTGCCACACAAAGCGGGCGGATGAGGCTCTGGACGTGCTGCTTCACAGGATGCCTGAGCTGGGCTGCACTCCTAATGTGGTGGCGTATAACACCGTTATCCATGGCTTCTTTAAGGAAGGCCATGTAAGCAAGGCCTGCAATCTGTTCCATGAAATGGCGCAGCAGGGCGTTAAGCCTAATGTGGTGACATATAACTCAGTTATTGATGCGCTGTGCAAGGCCAGAGCCATGGACAAGGCAGAGGTGGTCCTTCGTCAGATGATTGATGATGGTGTTGGACCTGATAATGTGACGTATAGTAGCCTCATCCATGGATATTCCTCTTCAGGCCACTGGAAGGAGGCAGTTAGGGTATTCAAAGAGATGACAAGTCGGAGGGTTACAGCAGATGTGCATACTTACAACATGTTTATGACCTTTCTTTGCAAACATGGAAGAAGCAAAGAAGCTGCAGGAATTTTTGATACCATGGCTATCAAGGGCCTGAAACCTGACAACGTTTCATATGCTATTCGCCTTCATGGGTATGCCACCGAAGGATGCCTAGTTGacatgatcaatctcttcaattCCATGGCAACACACTGCATTCTACCTAACTGTCATATATTCAACATACTGATTAATGCATATGCTAAATCTGGGAAGCTTGATAAGGCTATGCTTATCTTCAATGAAATGCAGAAACAAGGAGTGAGTCCAAATGCAGTCACATATTCAACCGTAATACATGCATTTTGCAAGAAGGGTAGGTTGGATGATGCTGTGATAAAGTTTAATCAGATGATTGATACAGGAGTACGACCGGACGCATCTGTTTATCGTCCCCTAATCCAGGGTTTTTGTACACATGGCGATTTGGTGAAAGCAAAGGAATATGTTACTGAAATGATGAAGAAAGGTATGCCTCCTCCTGATATTATGTTCTTCAGTTCAATCATGCAGAACCTATGCACAGAAGGAAGGGTAACAGAAGCACGGGATATCCTTGACTTGATAGTGCACATTGGTATGAGGCCTAATGTTATCATATTTAATTTGCTGATCGGTGGATACTGCCTAGTCCGCAAGATGGCAGATGCATTGAAAGTATTTGATGATATGGTGTCATATGGTTTAGAACCTTGTAACTTTACGTATGGTATACTTATTAATGGCTATTGCAAAAATAGAAGGATTGATGACGGGCTTATTCTGTTCAAAGAGATGCTGCACAAGGGACTTAAACCTACAACTTTTAATTATAACGTCATACTGGATGGATTATTTCTGGCTGGACAAACTGTTGCTGCAAAAGAGAAGTTTGATGAGATGGTTGAATCTGGAGTAAGTGTGTGCATTGATACATACTCTATAATTCTTGGTGGACTTTGTAGAAATAGCTGCAGTAGCGAAGCGATCACCCTTTTCCGGAAATTAAGCGCAATGAATGTGAAATTTGATATTACAATTGTCAATATCATTATTGGTGCCTTATACAGGGTCGAGAGAAACCAAGAGGCTAAGGATTTGTTTGCTGCTATGCCAGCCAATGGCTTGGTTCCTAATGCTGTTACCTACACCGTAATGATGACAAATCTTATAAAAGAAGGTTCAGTGGAAGAAGCTGACAATCTTTTCTTATCCATGGAGAAGAGCGGCTGTACTGCCAACTCTTGCCTGTTAAATCATATCATCAGAAGGTTACTGGAAAAAGGAGAGATAGTCAAGGCTGGAAATTATATGTCTAAAGTTGATGCAAAGAGCTACTCACTTGAAGCTAAAACTGTTTCGCTGCTGATCTCTCTGTTTTCAAGGAAAGGGAAATATAGAGAACACATCAAATTGCTTCCTACAAAGTATCAGTTTCTGGAAGAAGCAGCCACAGTTGAATAG